A DNA window from Helianthus annuus cultivar XRQ/B chromosome 15, HanXRQr2.0-SUNRISE, whole genome shotgun sequence contains the following coding sequences:
- the LOC110913678 gene encoding uncharacterized protein LOC110913678: MADASNVNDGDDTIRQEAFESKVTEVAEGVIQANLPRLAQEVESRVLGVVDAMMTSKIEELKELMEGSKDKGKERRCTYKDFMACKPTTYDGKIDPIMCQRWILSMEAVFKRSRCDKEDQVMFATGQLTFQAKEWWDAYSKEIGKDKLQTMTWQEFKEPFMKYHCPQSAIDKIQEDFLRLRQKNETINEISSIFLDKMKFCTEFVQTERMKINRFYGILKAEFREFITPSKCETLDELINLAQDREIEIRRQEERGEKRPSEKGTSSSPSKRGKFQDQGRKEKSKDGITPCKTCGKLHTGECLLGKKGCYKCGKEGHSSYQCPSSPKTCFNCFEKGHIKSECPKLQQESKKEDKKQEGPRA, translated from the coding sequence ATGGCTGATGCAAGCAACGTCAATGATGGTGATGATACGATTAGACAAGAAGCATTTGAGAGCAAAGTCACGGAAGTAGCTGAAGGGGTTATACAAGCCAATCTCCCACGATTAGCTCAAGAGGTAGAAAGTAGGGTTTTGGGAGTCGTAGACGCTATGATGACAAGTAAGATCGAAGAGTTAAAAGAATTAATGGAAGGGTCTAAAGATAAAGGCAAGGAACGACGATGTACATATAAAGACTTCATGGCATGTAAACCTACCACGTACGATGGTAAGATCGATCCGATAATGTGCCAAAGATGGATCTTAAGCATGGAGGCGGTGTTTAAACGAAGTCGGTGTGATaaggaggatcaagtgatgttcgCTACGGGACAACTCACTTTTCAAGCGAAAGAGTGGTGGGATGCTTATAGTAAGGAGATAGGCAAGGACAAACTTCAGACAATGACTTGGCAAGAATTTAAAGAACCTTTCATGAAGTACCATTGCCCTCAGTCAGCCATCGATAAGATTCAAGAAGATTTCTTACGTCTCCGACAGAAAAACGAGACGATAAATGAGATATCTAGTATTTTCCTGGACAAGATGAAGTTTTGTACGGAGTTTGTGCAAACCGAAAGAATGAAGATCAATCGCTTTTACGGGATACTGAAGGCAGAATTCAGGGAATTCATCACTCCCTCGAAATGTGAAACCCTTGATGAGCTTATTAATCTGGCGCAGGATAGAGAAATTGAAATTAGAAGGCAAGAAGAACGTGGTGAGAAGAGACCAAGTGAAAAAGGTACGAGCTCGAGCCCATCAAAAAGGGGAAAGTTTCAAGACCAAGGGAGGAAGGAAAAGTCGAAAGATGGAATCACTCCTTGCAAGACTTGTGGAAAGCTCCATACTGGGGAGTGTCTGTTGGGCAAAAAGGGGTGTTACAAATGCGGCAAGGAGGGACACTCATCTTATCAATGCCCGAGTAGCCCAAAGACTTGCTTCAATTGTttcgaaaaggggcacatcaaatcTGAATGCCCGAAACTCCAGCAAGAGTCGAAGAAGGAAGATAAGAAACAAGAAGGTCCTAGGGCCTAG